GTGAGTGAATCTTTCCCGTTCAAGTGGATAAATAAGAAGTGGAAAGAAGGTTTCCATGTTACATCCATGACAACTGCTGGCTGCCGTTGGGGTGTTGTAATGTCCCGGAATGCTGGATTCTCAGATCAGGTAAgacttcaaattcaaattaacacCATACCAATGACTTGTCGAGCCTTGATGAATGTTCAACAGTTGAGGCTTCTTTTGAGTTGAGCTgattcattttctctctctcccccccgtCTAATTCATTGGTACAAGGTTGTGGAGCTTGATTTTTTGTATCCAAGTGAAGGAATTCATCGGCGATGGGAAAGTGGTTACAGGATAACGTCTATGGCTGCGACTGCTGATCAAGCAGCCTTTATCCTGAGCATACCAAAACGTAAATTGATAGATGAAACTCAAGAAACTCTGCGTACCTCTGCCTTCCCAAGTGCCCATGTAAAGGTAGGTGCGATGAGTTGGGTGCTGAGAGTGTTATGTTGTAAAGGGAGATGTGTGTGTTCAACTAACTATAAGATTATCCCTACTGATTCTTGACTTAGCCTTGCTTGTGAGAATTGATGGTTTAGATAATCTGGTCTCGGTAATATTGAGTTACTTCCACGTGGAAGGTCCGGCTTAAGGAATAAACGTAGAGAAATACAAATGTAGATATGAAAAGAGGAGCTTATTTTCTAGAGTATAGTTAATTGATTTCCAGGGAAcagatttttctcattttctttgtgGTTCATTATTCTGTTAGtatctgtttttttctttttggttatgCGAAAATGATTGCTCACTTGTGTATATGTATACTGTTTTGCAGGAAAAGTGGTCGAAAAATCTATACATTGCTTCGATATGTTATGGAAGGACTGTTTGCTGATCCGTGGAGAGTGTATATTTTGGGGGAAATCAAATCACCCCACCCTCCCAAGCAGATGTGAGTCAAAAGCTTTGCAGGCTTGATTTTGGGATTGGGTGGGTTACAGGTTACATAAAATCGAGGCTTCTCAGCGATGaatgtgaaaaaaagaaaattgaaaaggtaaaagaaaagaatagaaaatgcGAGTTGGAAAGCAAATGTAGCCTTTGACCAACCTAAGGTAGTGAGAGGGATAACGGTTTGTTAAAAACATAAACGCGAATAGTAACCTGGCAATTGCCGCCAGAGTGGTGTTTCATGACggttattttcaattttttttttttaaattttttataaatcgaATCGATTGGCCATGGTTTTGCTTCATAGCGGCCTGAGATTGCCGTGAGGGTGGAAAAGAGCTActaaatgtgaaaaacaaaaaagagaataGCCAACCAAGagtccaaaaacagaaacccacatctccaaaataaaaaCCACCGTTTCGAGAGTAAAACCAAAGCCTTCTATTTTGAGGCCTTCGCAGTTTGTTTGCTTTCTCTTCAAGACTGACTGTGTTTGGTAAGTGAAGTAGctttaaactatttttattattatttacaaataggTCAgcattattcacaaattattcattatttttttacgacTATTTACATATCATATACATCCATCAACTTTCTCTGTTCAAGCTTCATTTCCACACTTGCCGGAAGCTTCACAAGCAAGGGAGTGACATCTCCTCGAGCCTAGGGCTATGCAAAAGAAAGCTAGCTTCGCATATGGTTTTGGCCCTTTGGGAGACGCACAGTTTTGCCTTTTggcaatgaaatttttttacaatcttttatgcagttatattttaaatgataagtctttttgtaaagtaaattataaaaataacatcactttacATATTTACGTAAAATATGTTCATTTTAAAACAAGGTTGCATAGTTTCAAAAAAAAGTTGTACACTCATTGTCAATTAAAACTATTCTGTAGAGAgtattaataatagtaaatatcatactagtcacaaaagaaaatagtgtaTTGACAGCGcttcaattatattattttgatttatgatgttatgtttgATATAAAGACCTTCTATAATATATTCGGTTAAggatgtaagttttttttatgaatgagaATGATGACagtttctcttaaaaaaaaaaaaaaatagaaccatTCTAATTTGCgaatttgtaatattaattaaactaGGAAAATTTTCTTAAGGTGAACAAAAATACCATTCGAATCTAAGTATAGTTTGTTATTCATGATTCAATTGGCTATTAATTAAGGTCAGATTTgctttggaaaatgaaatgagatctcatataatcattataatttttttaaattctcacataaaatataataaataatttaaaaattttaaattttaaaataaaaattatattttaataatattttatttaatttttttctcatctcattttatattatttgtgtaACAGAATAATCCCAAAAcaattgatttaaattttgtcgTTTCAATGACAAGCTCTTCTTTCAACAAAGGGTAAGTAAAGAGGAACAACTTGATACTAGCCATTACCAGGTCGATACAGAAGCTGATGTGGCATACCACGCAACATTTTACTTGTAATAACTTattaatcaagaaaaaaacttacgaataatatagaaaaccaaaagtattttaaaaatgtaaaagaaattaaatttataaattaaataaaataacctgAAACATGTGAAAgcaatcataaaaatataaacaaaaaactcccaaaatagttaaattaaaacaaaaatgatatgatACGGAGttaaaaactcaattaaaaatattatttatcatttaatccTCTATTCTAGTACAACTGTTATGGTGAGGTTGGGGGCAATTCAGTCATTTTGAAGCAtataaaaccctaaaccctaaagaAACCCATGATATGATATCTATAAGTTGGCACTCACCCTTTTCCTCCTCTTCCCAAATCTCTGCTAAATCCGTAAACAATGCGACCCCCAAGAGGCGGCGGCCGCGGTGGTGGTTTTAGGGGAGGCCGAGACGGTGGACGTGGAGGTGGTTTCAGAGGGAGAGGAGGAGGTGGCCGTTTCGGTGGTCGTGGCGGTGGCTTTCGCGACGAGGGCCCACCGGACCAAGTCGTTGGtctgtttctttttcctttctgtttACTTGCTGAGAAAACAATGCAAAGTATTGTAAAACCCATAAAAGAATGgtgttctctttttttatttatacgtATAGTTTCTACTCTTATTTGCAATACCTTATTTCTGAGACATCTTTgcagaaaagaaaatcactttcGTTTGCTTATCTTATCGATCTTTTCCAATATTAGCTTATTGTTTGGTTTCTGAGGAATcactaaaatgaaaagaaaatgttcaACTTGGGTTTTCTGAGTAGGATCTTTTGACAAGGGAAGTTTTTGCCTTGCATGATCGATTTGGGTTCCTTACTTTTAGAAACTTAAGCAATGGAAACAAGGCCATTCATTTTGGTCATATAATTTAGGTCCTCAAATTACGTTGaaactttagatttttaaattgagatttatGTTTATTCTCACAATTTCATCAGTCATGTTGTAGTAATGTATGCCCGGGTGTCTGCAGAGGTTTCGTCGTTCCTTCATGCATGTGAGGGTGATGCAGTCACAAGGCTCACAAACGAGAAGATCCCCTTTTTCAACGCCCCAATATATCTGCAGAACAAGACCCAGATAGGGAAAGTTGATGAAATATTCGGCCCCATCAATGAATCTGTGAGTTCGCTTGCCTGGCATTGTGTTTCTGATTGCTTGTGATTTATGCCTTTTGCGTTTAGTTTTGACGCATCTGGACTTTCCTGTTTTGATATGcagtatttttcaattaaaatgatGGAAGGAATTGTTGCAACTTCATATTCGCCTGGGGATAGATTCTACATTGACCCTGCAAAGCTTTTGCCTCTCGCAAGATTTCTGCCTCAGCCGAAGTATATTCTTCTCCTAGCCCATATAATGTTGAAAATGGTGCATTTTATCATTTGGATTTTTTAACTGATTCCAAAATTTTCCTTGGCTGCAAGAAATGTACTACATATTTGCCTGGACGCTTGTTTCCTCAATGCTCATTGAATATGGCATATGTGTGTGTCCATATTAATGCGCGTATGTAGGATATCGGAGGTTACAGCATATATCTCTATGTATACCAAAGACCTATAGTGAGAGAGTGGGTCTGAAAGTAGGGGCAGGTGAAGGCATTGCAATTTTAAACCAGTCTGTTGTGCCAAGTGCCTGTGAAAGAGGGATATAGGGCTAATTTTCATTACACGTCAAAGATGAAAGCTGCCTGTTATGGGTTCAGAGGCATGCTAGTGATAGATTCTAGTGTCCAGGTTTGAATGGCCAAACAGGCCAGACACCCAGGCTGCCAGGAATTAAGCATCTGGATGTGCTGGCATGGAGCACTATGTGAAGAAGAGTGCAAAGTTATATCTTGCCTAGTGTTATGCATTTTAGGTTTTTTAggaatgttagatacagtcataaGTTGTGCAAGCGCTGcacacttcttttgaaaaagagtggggttcactattaaaaaattaatttttttggatcccatatttactcactttttttttaaaagagtgtgCGGCACTTGCATAACCCATGATTGTATCTTGCATTcctaaaaaaactaaaatgcataaTCTTAGGGTACACTTTGTGTGCATggtatgaaaggaaaaaaaccgCGATGAATTGGCACCTTATTAGAGAAAACACTGCCTTGGGTCATGCTTCTCAACATGAAAAGCATACTCATTAAGTAGTGTGCTAGACTGTAACAATAATTGGTATAACTAATCaaggataaaattataaatggtTTATTTCTTACTTGTTTTTAGTTAAACAGCCTAAGTATGAGGaccaatatattttcttttcaataaataaataaaaggtgccttttatttttactcCGCTGTTTTCACGTTGCACTTTTAGTTTTAGGTGCTCCTAATAATAACCAAAAGTATGTCTTAGCTGCTATCTCAAGTGTCATTGTCCCCCATGTTCTCTATATTGTGGTTGTCGAAGGAGTTGGTTGTGTTCAGTTGTCGATAATAACATGGTTATTCATTCTTGATTTGCttatattttgtcttttgtAGACTTGACTCTTGATGCCGTCTTTATTTTAGATGTTGATTCATTTGCTTACCACTATGATATCTCCCCAAATGCTGCTGGAAGAGTTATACTGTATCTCATTAATGTATACTAAGTCATGCCTTGAAACATACTTGaaaaacccctaggggttggctcaagtggtaaaggccttgggcttggggctATGCTtcccctaggtctaaggttcaaatccccttgtgtggaaacaatctctaggggtcaTCGGACTAGGGGATTTTTCTCCTTAAATTACCCCGATGtacacttgtgggaaactccttgctgagggcttgtgcacccccaGGATGCTGTTCCTGGAcatccggtgccaataaaaaaaaaaaaaaaacatgattgaAAAACTCTTCATGGTTAATTAGAGACTTGTTACCGATGTGCTTACCTGTCAGATCTAACTGCAATGGTGGATTGTTGTTGTAGGGGACAGCCACAAGCTGCAACTAGAGGTGGTCGTGGTGGATTCAGAGGTGGTGGATTCAGAGGTGGAGGCCGTGGGGGTGGTGGCTTTCGTGGAAGGGGTGGTCCAAGGGGTGGCAGAGGTGGCCCTCCTAGAGGTGGTGGCCGAGGTGGTGGCTTTAGAGGCAGAGGAAGGTCATAAAACAGCCTGTAATATTATTAATGGACTCAAGAATCAGAATTTGAACACATTTGGATATTGGCTTTCGGATGTTTTTGGAGTATTTGTAATCTTTTTCTAATTGCAATGGCTAGAATCCATTTAGTTCGAGAATGCTACAATTGTGATTTGGTTAGGGTCCCTCTAGAAGGTTATCCATGATTACTGATCCAGGGTTGGCATGTATGCAATGCGGTCCATGATTGGGCCAAATATCTTCAGCGTGATACAATCTTAGAGTGTGCGAGTTTtgcatacttttttaaaatattttttttatgtgggtatCAGATTtaactactttttttaaagagactGCAGGACTTGCGTACCATACCCTAGagttgcaaatatcattttcttaatattaaatccccactattttatttttggagtaTTCAGTGATGAACCTTTGAGTGCATTGTAAGTTATgtcttaaaatatttgaaaacatagtcgtttatttatttgcagaaaaaaaatagttgtctTCATAAATTTAGGACTGAAGCCAATGGAGCCTAGGGAAGTTTTTCTTTGAAGTTAAGGATTAGAAGGTCCAGAGAAGTATTTTTCGGTTTATATTATGTATGGGCTTCGTGGCAGACATTCTTTAGGGCACACAACTGCACAAGAAGGCAAAATACGGACACAAAATAGTTTTTGGGAGAAGTGTGCAATAGAGGtactttgaaaattataaggagaaggaaaaagaaaagcacaaagattaaaaaaagaactcTCTATAGGGGTTATTGGGTGGACAAAGCCAAAGCCCTCCGAAGAGTTCACAACCAAAAAGCCTCGACACGACAACATAAGGGGAGCCTCTCCTCTCCCCAAATAATAATCTGGGGAGTCTGATCAGGCTTCCCAACCCCTGAGAACAGTAGCCCGTGCAACACGATTAACTCCAAGGGTGAAGGCTCCCATGCGAAGGTCACAATTGTGGGTCTTGCACATCTCCTTCACATCTTTGAAACCCTTTGTCATGTAATTCTTCAGCTCATTGTTCACTTTCTCTTCATCCCACATGAACCCTTGGATGTTCTGCATTCATTCACCAAATCAGTTTCATAACCATATTTAACAACTACGCATTTAGGActgcccatctctctctctctctccctctctcacacacacacacgcacacaaaaGTCCTAAATGCTTTGCATATGTGCTACATGTGTTTGAATTTTCACATATGGATGACCGGCTTTGGTATTTTTGGAACAGAGCATggctttgttttctttctttttgttattcATTACTTTCTGCATCTGTATGCACCTTTTCcggaacaaaaatgaaaaaaaaaaaaaaaacggaatgCAAAATCTGAAAACTAGATGCATAAGAGACGAGACGACCACGTGTAAGGAAAGCGGCCGGGGTAGAATGATGAGTTGACGGTAGAGGAGGAAAATTAGTACTATACCTGAACCCACTCGAAGTAGCTAACAGTAACGCCTCctgagtttgcatatatgtCCGGAAGGATAACTGCACCTTTCTTCGATAATATCTGCAAGTAATTGCTGTGAATTAtaatgttcttcttcttcttttttttctaactactactactactactaccacCACCACTAACTATATTCACAGGAAGCACTGACCTCATCAGCCTCCGGGTCAGTTGGATGGTTAGCTGCTTCAATAATGAATTTGGCTTTAACTTCATTTGCATTTTCCCTTCAATCATATACCAAAAGTTAGgcacttttcaaaattaatcCGTGAAACAGAAAGTTAGCCGATCCTAATAATGAATCAAGTTTGAATTTTGTTGCATTCTAGATATAGAAAGAAAACAAGGTTCATTTGTTACAAACAGGATTTgttgtcttatatatatatatagcaagaaaAAGAACCTGTTGATGACACCTCCAAGAGCAGCAGGGATGAGAATGTCACAGTCTTCAACCAATATTGACTTGGGATCAATGGGATCACCACCATCGAAATCTCTGACTCCTCGATGTTCTTTTGCATGCTTCAGTAGCCTTGGGATGTCAattccttttgtatttttaatggCTCCAGTGATGTCACTTACAGCAACAATCTTCCCACCATTCTCACTGATCAATTGAGCAGCCCAGGAGCCCACATTTCCAAAACCctgagaatatatataatatgacggCTTAGATGGATGATAAGCGATTAGAGTACCACATTTCCAAAAGATCAAAACAGTAGCATGATATGGAAGGTTCACCTGTATGACAAACCGCTGTCCAGAGATGCTCTTCCCATGCTCATTGAGAAGAGCCTCAGTTGCAAAGAGAACCCCTCGTCCGGTGGCCGCATCTCTGCCTAGAGATCCACCAAGGTCCTAGTATaagggccaaaaaaaaaaaaaaaagtggacccTTGTCACACAAAGGACCAAATTCTATTGGAAAAAGAATGAATCACAGTGATTTCACAAGAATGTCATTGCACTTGGCACAATGAGGGAACACGAAATTCATTTCCATAGTGCATGTGCtacataaaaataagaaataaaaaataaaaaaaaaacatttaagaaTGAATTAGGTCTATTAAAACCATAGCTACAATTGGATGAGAGAGCTGGACTCTCTTTCTCTGTATCTACTTACAGTAGGTTTTCCAGTCACCACTGCAGGTGAGTATCCATGAAATTTCGAGTACTCATCTAGTATCCAGGCCATGGTCtgttcaaacaaaaagaaaccaGATATAAGCGCCAAAATCAGTTCAAAATTCAATATACCTCCAGTCCAGTCCAGACACAGAAACTAATTCCACCTTTTAAAGATAAACAGCCAGTTTTAACAAGATTCGAGTGTAATATATATTTG
This genomic interval from Juglans regia cultivar Chandler chromosome 3, Walnut 2.0, whole genome shotgun sequence contains the following:
- the LOC108983586 gene encoding putative H/ACA ribonucleoprotein complex subunit 1-like protein 1 — translated: MRPPRGGGRGGGFRGGRDGGRGGGFRGRGGGGRFGGRGGGFRDEGPPDQVVEVSSFLHACEGDAVTRLTNEKIPFFNAPIYLQNKTQIGKVDEIFGPINESYFSIKMMEGIVATSYSPGDRFYIDPAKLLPLARFLPQPKGQPQAATRGGRGGFRGGGFRGGGRGGGGFRGRGGPRGGRGGPPRGGGRGGGFRGRGRS
- the LOC108983585 gene encoding glutamate dehydrogenase 1 is translated as MNALVATNRNFKLAARLLGLDSKLEKSLLIPFREIKVECTIPKDDGSLASFVGFRVQHDNARGPMKGGIRYHPEVDPDEVNALAQLMTWKTAVANIPYGGAKGGIGCDPGELSISELERLTRVFTQKIHDLIGIHTDVPAPDMGTGPQTMAWILDEYSKFHGYSPAVVTGKPTDLGGSLGRDAATGRGVLFATEALLNEHGKSISGQRFVIQGFGNVGSWAAQLISENGGKIVAVSDITGAIKNTKGIDIPRLLKHAKEHRGVRDFDGGDPIDPKSILVEDCDILIPAALGGVINRENANEVKAKFIIEAANHPTDPEADEILSKKGAVILPDIYANSGGVTVSYFEWVQNIQGFMWDEEKVNNELKNYMTKGFKDVKEMCKTHNCDLRMGAFTLGVNRVARATVLRGWEA